GTGATCTCCAACCTGCGCGACCGCATGGCGCTGCAGGCCGAAATCCTGGAAACCTCGCCCTATCGCCTCTGGCTCCCGATCGGCCATCCGCTCGTGTCCGCCGACATCATCTCGATTGCCGACATCACCAAGGAGCCGCTGATTATGCTGACAGTGGACGAAATCGAAGAGAATACCGGAAAGCTGCTCTCGGCACTCGGCGCCCGCCCGCATGTCGCCTTTCGCACCCGCTCGGTGGAAGCGGTCCGCAGCCTCGTCGCCACCGGCGCCGGCGTGGCCCTCCTGCCCGATCTTGTCTACCGCCCCTGGTCGCTGGAAGGCGACCGCATCGAAAGCCGCGATGTTTCAGGCTCGCTTCCCGTGGTGCAGGTCGGTATGGTCTGGCGCAAGGGCTCCAGCCTGCCGCAATCGGCACGCGATTTCGTCGGCATTGCCGAGGCGAGCCGGAGTGGAAGAGTGAGGTGAGGTAATCACCCCATTGTGACCAACCCGGCTGAAGTGCCCCAGCCATCGGAAAAACCGATACCGCCATTCTGCCGAATGAATTTGCGAATGCGGTAAATTCGCGGCAACTTTCTCCTGGGAACAAATGGCCGCGAAAACGCGACCCTCGCAAACCGGGAGACCTCACGATGAAGTCGTTATTGAAATCCTGCACCGTCCTTGCCTCCGTATTGAGTTTGACCACCGTTACCGTCGCACAGGAGCCGCTGAAGGAACTGGTTCCGGGCGAAGGCGCCCTCTCCATCGTCGCATGGGCCGGCTATATCGAGCGCGGCGAAACCGACAAGAATTTCGACTGGGTCACCGATTTCGAAAAGAAGACCGGCTGCATGGTTTCGGTGAAGACCGCCGCCACCTCGGATGAAATGGTCGCCCTGATGAACGAAGGCGGCTTCGACCTCGTGACCGCCTCGGGCGATGCCTCGCTGCGCCTCGTCGCCGGCAAGCGCGTCCAGCCGATCAACACCGCCCTCATCCCCTCCTGGAGCACGATCGACGAGCGCCTGCAGAACGCCCCCTGGCACACCAAGGACGGCGTGCACTACGGCACGCCCTATGTCTGGGGCCCGAATGTGCTCATGTACAACACCAAGGCTTTCGGCGACAAAGCCCCCGACAGCTGGAACGTCGTCTTCGAAGAGATGACGCTCGCTGACGGCCAGTCGAACAAGGGCCGCGTCCAGGCCTATGACGGCCCGATCCATGTGGCGGACGCTGCCAACTACCTGATGTTCCACAAGCCGGAACTCGGTATCAAGGATCCCTTCGAGCTGAACGAAGACCAGTACAAGGCAGCCCTTGACCTGCTGCGTGGCCAGCGCCAGCTCGTCAGCCGCTACTGGCACGATGCCTTCATCCAGATCGACGACTTCAAGAACGAAGGCGTGGTCGCTTCCGGCTCCTGGCCCTTCCAGGTCAACCTCCTCAAGGCCGATCAGCCGATCGCCTCGGTCTTCCCGAAGGAAGGTGTCACCGGCTGGGCCGACACAACCATGCTGCATGCCGAGAGCGAGCACCCGAATTGCGCCTATATGTGGATGGAGCATTCGCTCTCGCCCAAGGTCCAGGGCGACGTCTCCGCCTGGTTCGGCACGGTTCCCTCGGTTCCCGCCGCCTGCAAGGGCAATGCCCTGCTGACCGACGACGGCTGCAAGACCAATGGCTTTGAGAACTTCGAACAGATCAGGTTCTGGAAGACCCCGGTCTCCAAATGCGAAAGCCAGGACGAATGCGTCCCCTACCACCGCTGGGTCTCCGACTATATCGGCGTGATCGGCGGACGGTAACATCCCGCCTCCCCCTTGAAAGGGGGGAGGTCGCGCGGAACGCGCGGGTCGGGGTGATCAACAGCCTGATGTGACGCTGGTGGTTACCCCAGCCCGGACCTTCGGTCCGACCCTCCCCTCACGGGGAGGGTGAAGACCAACGCTGGCCTTTTGCCGGCACTCATGGAAATTCTGGAGCCCTTGATGTCCGCAGCCGTCTCCTTCTCGAAGGTCTCGCGCCATTTCGGCAGCGTGAAAGCCGTCGATGCCGTCGACCTGACCGTCGAGCCCGGCGAGTTCTTCGCCATGCTCGGCCCCTCCGGTTCGGGCAAGACGACCTGCCTGCGCCTGATTGCCGGCTTCGAACAACCGACGACAGGCCATATCGAGATCTTCGGCGAAACCGCCGAAGGCGTGCCGCCCTATCGCCGCAACGTCAACACGGTCTTCCAGGACTATGCCCTCTTCCCGCATCTCAACATCCTCGACAATGTTGCCTATGGCCTGATGGTCAAGGGCGTGGCCAGGGCCGAGCGCCACCGTGAGGCCGAACAGGCGCTCGACATGGTCAAGCTCCCGGGCTACGGCACCCGAAAACCCGGCCAGCTCTCGGGCGGCCAGCGCCAGCGTGTGGCCCTTGCACGCGCCCTCGTCAACAAGCCGAAGGTTCTCCTGCTCGACGAGCCGCTCGGCGCGCTCGACCTGAAGCTGCGCGAGCAGATGCAGGAGGAGCTGAAAAGCCTTCAGCGCTCGCTCGGCATCACCTTCGTCTTCGTCACCCACGACCAGGGCGAGGCCCTGTCCATGGCCGACCGCGTCGCCGTCTTCAACGATGGCAGGATCATTCAGGCCGGCACACCACACGAAATCTACAACCGCCCCCGCACCCGCTTTGTTGCGGATTTCGTCGGCTCCTCGAATGTGATTGCACCGGACGCAATGAAGGCACTGGGTGGCGAGGCCCGCTGGACAAGCTTGCGCCCCGAAGCCATCCGCATCGTCTCTGAAGGCGGCGTCGAGGCGACCGTCCGCTCGGCCAGCTTCCTTGGCGCCTCCACCAAACTCTTCGTCGAAACGGCGGTGACCGCCCTGACGATCTCCCTGCCTGCCGGCCAGTCCGCGCCGCAAGCTGGCGAAAGCATCCGCATTGCCTGGCTCACCACCGACCTGCATTACATGGAGGCCGGCACATGACGGCAATCTCCTCAACCGCCATCACCCATGGCCGTCAGGGCCTGATGGGGCGGCTCTCGGATCAGCTCTGGCGGCGGCCCAACCTGCTGCTGGTCCTGATGCTGGTGCCGCCCCTGCTCTGGCTCGGCATCATCTATGTCGGCTCGTTGCTCGCACTCCTGTTGCAGAGCTTCTTCTCGATCGATGAGTTCTCAGGGCTGATCAACTACGAATTCACGTTTTCGACCTATGGCGAGCTCCTTCGCCCCGCCAATTTCGACATCATCCTGCGTACGCTTCTGATGTCGGCCGCCGTGACGCTCGCCTCTGCCGTCATCGCCTTCCCCATCGCCTATTACGCCGCGCGGTATGCGA
This DNA window, taken from Peteryoungia algae, encodes the following:
- a CDS encoding ABC transporter substrate-binding protein, producing MKSLLKSCTVLASVLSLTTVTVAQEPLKELVPGEGALSIVAWAGYIERGETDKNFDWVTDFEKKTGCMVSVKTAATSDEMVALMNEGGFDLVTASGDASLRLVAGKRVQPINTALIPSWSTIDERLQNAPWHTKDGVHYGTPYVWGPNVLMYNTKAFGDKAPDSWNVVFEEMTLADGQSNKGRVQAYDGPIHVADAANYLMFHKPELGIKDPFELNEDQYKAALDLLRGQRQLVSRYWHDAFIQIDDFKNEGVVASGSWPFQVNLLKADQPIASVFPKEGVTGWADTTMLHAESEHPNCAYMWMEHSLSPKVQGDVSAWFGTVPSVPAACKGNALLTDDGCKTNGFENFEQIRFWKTPVSKCESQDECVPYHRWVSDYIGVIGGR
- a CDS encoding ABC transporter ATP-binding protein; this translates as MSAAVSFSKVSRHFGSVKAVDAVDLTVEPGEFFAMLGPSGSGKTTCLRLIAGFEQPTTGHIEIFGETAEGVPPYRRNVNTVFQDYALFPHLNILDNVAYGLMVKGVARAERHREAEQALDMVKLPGYGTRKPGQLSGGQRQRVALARALVNKPKVLLLDEPLGALDLKLREQMQEELKSLQRSLGITFVFVTHDQGEALSMADRVAVFNDGRIIQAGTPHEIYNRPRTRFVADFVGSSNVIAPDAMKALGGEARWTSLRPEAIRIVSEGGVEATVRSASFLGASTKLFVETAVTALTISLPAGQSAPQAGESIRIAWLTTDLHYMEAGT
- a CDS encoding LysR substrate-binding domain-containing protein, which produces MAFTLRQLQYFVAVAEQGSVTRAAQNLSISQSSVTEAIKELEGDLGVELFERHPRGLTITYNGHQFLRHATKILADVSDARNVFTETQNSTGGTLNIGVTSLVAGYVLSDLLARYRRACPGVEVSALEDNGSYLEHLLIGGELDVAVMVISNLRDRMALQAEILETSPYRLWLPIGHPLVSADIISIADITKEPLIMLTVDEIEENTGKLLSALGARPHVAFRTRSVEAVRSLVATGAGVALLPDLVYRPWSLEGDRIESRDVSGSLPVVQVGMVWRKGSSLPQSARDFVGIAEASRSGRVR